The Clavelina lepadiformis chromosome 3, kaClaLepa1.1, whole genome shotgun sequence region ATATAACGAACTTTTATAGATAAGTCTTGTCTTCATCGCTCTCCGTCGGTTAATGTTCTGTGAATATGATTCGCAAATTGTCCTAATCTACTTATCGTTGCCtactgtaaatttttttcaaactttactCTCGTATTGAATAAATTTCTTTGAAGCGAAAAACGAAgcattttctttgcttttttcaccatgttttgtatgaaattaaagcagttaaaaaaaaaacaacaaaagcagAATATTTCCTTATCGGTTGCTATATGTGGTCGCAGCGTTGTTTGTGCCAAGGAAAAGAGTGAGGAGCGGATAATACATTCGTTACGATGTCATGAAAAAACGTACTCGAAAAGAAGCTTATTTCTAGATTTGCCTGCAACTAATGCCTTTATTGCAAACCACATGATATTAAAGTGTTTAActcttttctttcatttatatATTGAATTAGTTTAGGGTAAAAAGTGCTCACATCCATCAACTGTCCAAGTAATTCCtgtatatttgttttactGTAAGTGAATAAATACAAACTTTATATGGGTTATCTCCTTAAAAATATTACGAtaatttttatcagtttttctTCGAAAATTAActtataacaaataatttaGCTCCAAAAAGGTGAGTCAATGGAGGAGGCAAAACTGCAATTCGAGCAAGAAGCTCCGAAGTCTCCTTTGTACGACGAATACGAACAATCTCTTATAACAAACTTGGAAAAATGCTTTCAAGAGGTATTCGATTACTTTAGCTTTCTTTCCAAGTTTTTTCCTTCTTATCAAAAGATaaaagacatttttaaaatgcGTTGTATCCTGCAAATTAAAGTATGCTATATCACGTATATAGCGCATAAGCATTGAGCAAATCATGGAGGAAATCCGCAATACTGCTGCTGGAATGTACATGAATATGATTGTGCAAGAGGTATATTAGctgtgtttttgtttgcatACGCAAAAGTACGGCATAATTTATATAGATTAAATACTATAGTTGATCTATAAGTCACAAAGTATTGTATACTGTGCAccaattgtttaaaaaaaacttttttaaactttccaTCCTTGCTCTAAATTCTAACAAGTTCGTAttaattaaatacaaaacattgtttgATCTTGTCATTATTTTTCTTCAGGCAAAAATGGCAAAAGAACTCAACCTGGAAATGATTCAAAAACGTTGTAAGGAACACGTCATTGCCTCATTTCGAcaagaatcaaaaataaacaagatcAAAAGTTATTACAACAATGCTAATGTAACTGATGATCAAATTCGTGCTCAGATAGATGAAAAGTTTGTTGAGATTACTGCAGAGTACCAAACAGATGAGAAGGTAAATACACAAATCGATGAAATCaatttcatattttacaaatatttttaacgtaAAATCTTTGAACGAATTTTCGCTTGTTTTTAaccttttctttaaaataaaagacGTTGTGTCTGGTAAAATACGACGCTCATCGTGAAGAGGTAAAAGACAAGTATATCAAATACATGTGGGAGGTGAGaaatactttatttaaatAGTTAATAAATCTATCTTGCTGATTGCTCATAATTATTCTTACATTACAGGCGACAGACAACGTTTACACAACATCCAGCGTTTTGAAATCCATTCATGACAAGTATTTGGAAGTTCTAAAAACACACCATGATACGTTCATTAAATCACCGGAAGACAAAATTTGGGCTGAACACGAAATTAATGCTCTCCAAGAAGAGTATCAGAAAATTGCTTCTAATATTCAAAAGCGTCAAAACGTTTTCCGAGAAGCTAgttattttgttgtaaattcTGTTGAGAAATCACTTGCATCGCTAACGTTCTCTTGTGGTGGATGGGTAGAATAATAATAACGAACGAAATAGCAATAATGGATTGAATCTAACCTATTTACTGATTTTTGTGATTCTTTTACTTTAGCAAAGTtgcaacaatataaaaatcttAACCTGCGTGGCCCTACCGTGAAGTTTGCTTTATACAGATATGTGTATATTGAGTTGAATAAATGATCGTGtagtttgtaaacattttttgaaatttaatttccGTTCAATGTGCTTTTTGTCTGTAATAGCTgttggcttttgtttttaggGGTGTGTTCTGAGCGCATGTGTAATAAATTTAGAGTGGTGTTTAATTTGACTTGATCTAATAGCGTATAACTTTCAACAATAACGACAAAAACTAGGTATTATAAAGGTATTATTATATATAGTGTATACatatattgtttttattaattttatcttGAATGTAAGTGTTTAACAGGAAAAACATTTAAGATGAAATAGTTTTCCTCATAATGGTTTCAGAACTGCGACTAACTTTCATTGGGAATATTCTTCTCGAAATTTCAGGTTCTTTTTCAGTTGACTACAAATTTTAACATATAACGTAATACTTACATGGAACGCAAAACTCCATTCTAAAGCAGTTAGATCGTTGCACATATATATAGCGCAATCTATGGAAacaattgttgtttaaataGTAACATTGAAAACCGCGGtgagttttaaaacaaatttaaaaaagttaataatGTGATTTTAGCATGTAGTagataaaaacagaaaaagagtttaaataaaaacatttatcaaCAAAATGTAAGGCTGTGTATAAGCACTCGGGTAGTGTTCGGTTTAACTTAGTATTCACCAACTTTggcaatttttattattaaaaggTCCCTGTAGCCGTGAAACGTTGTAATTGTGTTCGCTAACGTTTATGCCAATAAAAGGTGATAATATGCTCATGGTTTGTTTACGTTGGTTTGTTATGCGCTGGGTTCGTTCAAAGTAGAGTGGAAGCTCATTTGTACACCGATCGAATTACTTTCGGCATGCTGAAATTAGTGGAATAACCAACTACTTTTGTACCGATGAAGTTGCTTCGTGTTGCCCGAAAATTGGTATTCAAGCGATGTCATGTTAACGAACTTTCAGCAATGTATATTTTCACCATTTGCATGCAAATCTGCATTGCAGCATTATAGCAGTATATCTATCACTCAGATTTATGCGAGGTCATATCTTCAAATGTTGGCTTTGCGTCGGACTGGTAATTGGTTAATGGTTAATAAGTGTTATAGAAGGATGCGATATAAGAAcgttttatacttttattcaGCTTAAAAAATAAGCCAATGTTACTGGtaaatatttgtgaaaaagtCTCTTTGACCTTTGTTCCAACAACTTCACCAATTGTTTGAGCCTAAAAGGTTGCAGGAAtggattttttgtttaattatgaTTAATTATCAAATCATGATAACAGAATAAACAGTTTTCTTGGCATGTATAACCCCTAAGTAGCATACCTTGATTATCTCATTCAAACAAATCGTGACCGTTTTTCCAGTTGCCAAACTATCTTATCAGAACTAACAAATCGTACCAGTCTGTGCTTTTGTAAAACGTAATTTAATTTTCCTTAGGCCATGTTGTGATAGCCGGTTATATAGCTTTTATCCAAAAATTAGCTTGAGCGAAATTCAATTATTAAAtggatatatatatatatgattaAAAATTAACAGGACTAATTTAAACAGTTTAGTTATTATTTAATGACCTAATATATTTCATACACATAAGTTGTTGGTATAAGGTATAAGGTATCCAAAATTCGACCAAAAAAGATTAATATTGCTGTCAAAGGGTAATTGAGTATATTCGAGGCACACTAATTGTAAGATATGTATATGAATGTGTTAAAGCGACATTACACTTTGAAAGTTAGGTTTTGTTTGTAGAAAGTATGACCAACAAGTCTTTATCTAGCGGAAAAGATGAATTTGATATTTCTACTATTTCCATTACGGAGGATATAAGCGCAATAGAAGGTAAGGATACATTTACGTTTATCttctatataggcctactgtatgttttataattttatttttatttttttttctgtcaGATGGTCCACCAGTTTCAGTTCAGATTCTGAAACCCAGGGAAAATACAAATGGTTTTGAGTTAATTGAAGAAGGCTTATACAAAATATTCAATCATCCGAACGTAATTGACGTCCCTGTAATAATCATTTCAATAGCCGGCGCGATGCGGGAGGGAAAGTCTTTTCTTTTGAGTCTTCTACTGATGTATATGGAATCCGACATGGTATTGTGACGTATGCAGTTTTGTTAGTAAAGCAACCGCTCTAAACAACTTTAATATATATGGTTCAATATAAAACTCCTAATAGACATGATTGCAGATGCGTATAGTAGCCTATAGGGTTTTGTTAGCATTAAGTGATACGCTAGTATCATTCTTTTGTAATGTATATATGTGATGCTTTCAAATCGCAAAATTTTTGCTGCACTCTTTTGTATCTCAAGTATGCTATAATACATGCTGTAAGCTTTTCTGTCGAgtggtttaaaattttaagccaCGAGTAACATTTAAGTAAtctaaattaatattttattcttcagttttgtttttatataacTATAAGTGtcgtttctaaaacttttaaccttGCTTCACCTTTTATGCACTATAGTCTGCTGATTGGTTATcagataaaaacaaagaaatcaaacaacattttaaattcaaaagTGGCCATGAACGACAAACGCTTGGGGTTCATATTTGGTCTAAACCGTACTTACTGACGAGAAAAGACAAATCAAAGGTAAGCTGATATCTATAGctaataaaataactttatataaggttttaacatttaaacaaacacGCAGTTGCGTTTACAGCAATCGCAAGGCGTGGCATTCGAAATTCGCTTTAAATCTTTCTAAAATACTAATAATCTTTGCAAAATGTAGTTTCATTGTTGTCACAGGAAAGATAATTTATGGCTTGCAATATATAAACAGCTGACGCTGTTTTATCAGGGGTTGATTGATCCTGAGATCCACCACCTTGACTTTAACCCGTATTTatagttattattattgcgtataaacatgttttgttataaGCTTAAGTTTAGTCACTGTTTTTAAAAagatattttatcttttaacgGACGTTGAAAGCGTCAAAAGTTTCTCAGTTTTGTTAAAGACGATCACGAATCGTTAAATCGACAACTTTGCAAGACTAGCTTTTGCTTCTCGGTATTTGTCTTATTTTATATTACTCATAATGCAACCGTGTGTGTAGGTGGAAGAAATATTTTCGTCACGCACCAGTTAGCGACAAACTTTCGGAAACTTCTGCTACCATCAAAGACTATGataatgaataaataataaaatacggATCAAAGTATAAAATTTCGATACTCATTGGTTTTATGAATATTATTCTTCATCTTTTTTTTGTGTCACTTTCCTTTGCACTTTCTTTTGCACTTCCTTACACTTCCTTTCCTTGCACTTGCTTTGCTTTCTTCTCAGTGCCCTCAGCCAGCTGTAATGTTATGGTTTTGCGTACATGTTATGTAGGCCTTTTAgacttaaacttttttcatgtCAAATTATTAAAGTTAAAGATTTTATAAGTGTTTGCAAACAGCATGCAATGATTTTGTATTTAGGCGCATACAGCCTACAGCTTTTTCGATATAGTCCGTACACGCAAGGTGGCATATCATAAATGTTTCGCATCACAATATAAACACGTCGGTGACTATGGATTTGAAAGCAATTTTTCATGATTCAATGAAATCTTGTCCTCGTTCACGAGTAGTAATTTTTCGACTATAGTTTTGTCTTAGAATTAGATATATAGCGGCAAAGTAGTTAAAATACGATAAACAAAATCCAAGCTAATCCAATTCTACTATGTGATCATACAATAAGAAACGTGACATGATTGGCGAGTTATACTATTAATAACATTCACAGAAAAAGAAAGTTTGGAAATCAACTTCATTTGATATTGAAATTAACCTGCAAATTATATAGTTACAATATTTATAATAACCTCAAAACGATAAAAAATTGAATGGTTCTACACTAACAGATTTCATCAAAGGAATccttaaataatttaattactgCTATGGGCCTCCAAAAAAGgagcaaacaaaattttagtaTAAATACAATAAGCTTTGCTTGTTTTACAGGTTGCTGTGCTGTTTATGGATACACAAGGAGCCTTTGATCGAGCTGGTGCGCAAAACGCGTCAAGCATTTTTGCATTCAGCACTTTTCTGAGCTCAACTCAGTTGTATAACATGAAGCGACAAATACACGAAAATAACCTGCAACCATTAAGTGTAAGCCTATCACCAATATTGAAACACAATGTTTGGGTTATTTAAAAGACGCTTGTTATGTGAAAGTGCCGATAGTTTAATTATTGCCAATATCAATATCGTTGTCATTACTGTCAATATCATTATCAATATTTGCTTTAAATGTCATTGTTTTCTGCGCATTTCTTTCTAGCTCTTTGCCGATTATGCAGCGGAAGTTTATAACAGCATGCCCGGAAGGGAAGAGAATTCCGCTCCATTTCAGGTATCTTTTCTGCTGCGGTTTAATCTTAAGAACTTCGCAAACCTTTGCAGTAGCTGTTATCACTTATAATTTCTGCTTTCTacttatttgtttgtttcgaAAACTTCGTATTTTATTACAGCTCGGACATCTTTTTATAGAAAATACTTTTCACTGTACGTGATTGGCAAACAAGTAAACAAGGATATGGGTTGAAAGCCGGTCAGGATTATATCGATTGCACTGTGTTTAAAACCGACAACACTGACAAGAGCGACATTGTTGCTACTAGAGAAAGAATCAGAAAAGCGTTCCAGAAAATTGAATGCTCAGTTCTTCCTTCTCCAGGAAAAGTGGTTGCTGGCCATGTAAATAATGCTGGAAGTGCGATAAAGGTTAAAGGTGTGCGCTTACAATTTCTGCTTTGAAAATTCTCAAAAGTACTTTTGAGAACCCGGCATTTAAACGATATTAATTTTGTGTGCAAACgttgttttacaaaacaatacatatctggttaaaattttgtttgttacagaTGTGAGACCAAAATTCTTGACTGCCGTCAAAGAACTGGCAACCTATCTTATTGACGAAATGAACAGTGTAAGGAGTATATCCGGTAAAGAACTTATAGGAAGAGATTTTCCCAACTATGTTGCTAAATTACACGAACTACTAGAAAGAGAACAGTTCCTTGAACCACTTGCTGTCATTGAGGTTGTGTTAAGTGTTACGTTTATTCTATTTACAGTTTGTTATTTGAGACAATTATCACTGATGCGTTCTGTGTATACAAAATATCATATTAGCCATATTATATAAATCTACTAAAAGAAAGAATCTTGCATGTTAATTTTAAGCATTGCTGGATTATTTTTAGGCGTATACAAAGGCAATGgctcaaaacaaaattaatgaGTTGGTGCAAGAGTACAACAGGGAAATGGAAGAGGTATATATTAGACCTATGTATTATCTGTTTATTTTACACAGCCCATTCACAAGGAAACTCTTTCATTCAGCAAAGACGAGATTTTATGCGAAAGACTCCATTTCGCGAGCTCCAtgataaactaaaatctaaTTTACTCGGTCGATTTAAATCTGAATTTTCTACTGAATATGATTCTATCAAAGACGAATTTCTACGAAatctaaccaatgaaattgaCAATGGATACTCCATCCATGAACAAGGTCGAACATTTGAAGAGGTAAAAAAGTTATGAAGGTGCAAGATAGCAGATATCAACCATAATTTTGTCGATAATTTGGTGGTTGCGGTGGATTGTAACTGTAAATTTAATTCATGTttgttcaaaaaaattaaactagtTGAACTTTTATTCTTACATCTATACAGGCTTTTAGCAAAGAGACGTTGAACGAGCAAAGTCTATAAtagttattatttaaaatactgcaagtaatagttaagttatttaggaagttttgtttcagaatAGATTCGACAGAGAAGGAAGAAGATCATTGTTGGCATCTTTTAACTTCTACAGGAAAAAGAGACAAGTATAAGTTGTATTTTCCCAAAAATTGTCACACATATCTGTTAGCCTGACAAAAATTTACGCGTAATGATTTCCTAAACAGAATGGGGTCCATCAAGAAACAGCTTATCATGCCGCGATGGAAAATTACGAAAACCAAATCTGTAATACTAATCCTTTGAAAGAAGAGTTAAAAAAGAGTCTGGAGTCGCTTATTAAGGTAATTTCAGAGTTTATACgaatttcaagtttttaaattaaaagctAATGGTTTATTTACTATATTTTTGCATCGACAATCTCCTTCTTTATTCTTCGACAACTGCAGAAAACATATTAAAATAACATGTAATATCTTGGATGTTTTTTAAGCTCTATGGATTATTTCCGACATGGCTGCAAAGTTACCGGGATAATATGGAAGCCCAGGTAACGATTTATCAGGTTTTACGTTAtagtctacactctacagtcTACAATATTGTTAAAACGCTAAAtagacaatttccattgtaaCATATGCGAGCGACTTTAGAGTAATAACTCAAgacatttttttttcagatcaAAGACGGAAAAGAAAAAATCTATGAGCTACATGAAAAGGAGAAAAAGTTGGCGATTAATCGATTGAGTATTGCTGTCAAACAAGAAGAAAATGTACCACAACCAGAGCAATTAGAAAATCTGGAACGTGACCTGCTACAAAACGTTAAAGAAGAGTATGAAAGaatacagaaaaaaataaacgtCCAAGACAAGGTTTTTTAATTGTATAGTTTTTCCTCTCCTCATAATAAGATTTTTGATTTCTGATAGGCAGTTCTTGTTTCAGGTTACACCTAAGCTTGAAGAAGCCCGAAAAAATTCTCTTTCGGTCTATAAAGAACACATGAAAGCAAaggtaaaatttcaaaactaaaacaacaTTAATAAAGAAAGAGTTCGAGCACATGTCCAACATTTGTACTAATGCATTTAGGAAAAAGAAATCGATGATGTGTCTATTTTAACCCGATTTCACAAAGAGTATGAGGATGTCGTTCTTGCAAAGTTCAAGGAAAAAACAACGGAATTTATTTCTCccgatgaaaacattgcgaaaGAATACAATGTAACTCTGGGTTCACTCATTAGATCTGTATATGAATCTCTAGCTGAGGCCAAAAGAATGGAGAAAAATAGGGAAGGCGaaatgcacaaaaacaaaGTGAAGAATTCAACGGAAACAGTTTTTGAGGCTGAtgcaagtttttattttgatttctatttaTAGAAACCTTGCTATAAAATGTGGCCAAAACTTGAGTTGATCGCAGGCTTAGAGTTTTAATTTTCTATGGCTTTGATATTTTAAGCAGGAATATGATTTCGTTACTCAGATGTACTACCAAACaattttgcagaaatattCGAAGTATATGTGGAAGGTAATGTGATTTTTGTACAATTATTAAAAACCAAACTTTTACATATAGACTAACTGGCATGTATGAAACGATGTCaggaaagtaaaaataaaagcgaTAAAACTGTATATAACTGTATGCCCTTGTGTATACATCATTAATCAAAttgagttttttttaatttagtcaACAGAAAATCTTTATGCTACTCCCAAAACTCTGAATTCTATTCACACCAACTTCATCAAAAAGTTGAAGCAGCACCACGTTCCTAAAAAAACTGGTATTACAACCGAtgccttgtttcagaaaatggAGGAAGAATATCGAAGCTTTGCTGCGAAAGTTAAACCGAGAAAAGGAGTTTATCGTGAATCCAGCTATTTTGTGCTGGCCTATGCCCGTGTTTTGCTTTCTAAAATACGGCTACCAATCATTGAGTCAACAGAACTGTAAGCTACGCAATTACAGCAAAATGATGTCAAGGCAATGATTACAttaatattgtattgtattactACGTATTGATAAATGTGTATATAGCATATTTTTCAACATGATGTATATTACTGTTGAAACGGTTAATTGGTTTGATGCGACTTCACATTCAAGGGCTGCGCAATGTAGCTATATATAAAACTATAATTACTACATGAATAAAAGGAAATGCTTCCTATTAATTGGTTTCAAAGTAAACATTGGGAAAAAACTTAGTACACATAGACCAGATTAGACACTTCTGAGCATATGTTGCAGAAATAGCTTAATCAGCAATATACCATTCCGATTCATCAATTTCGAGGAATGTACACATGGCGTGATACCAAATAAAGATAGAATAAGACGATATCAACTAGGAGAGGTGATACGATAGATAgcacaaattttaattaattaattcaacaaaaattgttaaattcGGACTTTCTCAGGGCAAAACAAGCATATCGACCTGGCCGCTAATACAGCTTGCGGCTGCTACTGTGCGTCAAATTCAAGATTATAAAGTGAATTCAATCCAGTCTTGCTTTATTAAACTAGCCGATTTTTACACCCTCGCcataacaaataataaaactaatcGTAAACCTGTGATAATGGTTTCCACATATATCACTAACATAAAACaacatataaatattttatcggTATACTaaaactatattttatatccAAAATTGGTATTAAAATTATCATCAAATTTTACTATAGTTTTTCCAATGCAGTAACGTTATTCTTTGATAGCTTCAGGTTTCTATTAACTAACAAGCTGTagtaaatttatataaattaaaataaatttatacagatgttaaaatgataaataaaaataaacagataattttttaaaaattcctcaaaattcaaaaaaattatttaaacttACCTTAATCAAAACAGTTATGAAGATCACctaaagttgaaaaaatgtaaaaaaattgagacaaactaaagcaaattccaattaatttatattaaaccaaataaagtttataaaaattgaaatacatTTATAAAATCTCAAATAAGTTTAATTTATCTCAAATAAGTTAATTATTTGAGATAATTGGTAACAGGAAATATCGTCCCTTTTGCGAATTAACTGGTTTCAGTGTTTTAACAGTTAATAGATTTTTAAATCGGTTACTTCTAAAATTGTTAAATCATATAGATTCTCAATTTTCAACTAAcaaattgattaaattaagTCTCACTAATTTGCATTGCCTGCCCTTATTTTCTTGTATATAACATTCAAGACACGTGAGCTGACCTATAACGTTTGAAACTTTGTTCAGAAACAAAATACACGAAATGCCTGAgttcaaaataacaaacaaaactcaaaatttacaaaattctGATACAATTAGTAAAATAAGTATAAAACTAAACCACAGTTCttacaaagttaaaaaatgcGCTCTCAGAACAATATGTATCAGGAAGGCTGATTATGATCATTAGGGTTAAACAACTTTAGACTAGACAAATATGTACGCGAGATTAATTGTTTAACTGCAGCAACTGCATTTGAAATAATGGCATATTTACATTATATAAACTGTACATTAATAGCATATTATAGCCAAAAAACTAATATGCTATTATATAGATAAACATCAGTTACATCTATCAAACGGTTGTGTTATGTTGTTGAGCCAGTTTTTATGATGTAACTTCGAAATTGGCCAGTTTGCAGTTTGTTCCATGTAAAGTACACTGCACTGGCATAGTGATAATTTCTGAAACATTATCATATGCATTT contains the following coding sequences:
- the LOC143450780 gene encoding uncharacterized protein LOC143450780 isoform X1; the protein is MTNKSLSSGKDEFDISTISITEDISAIEDGPPVSVQILKPRENTNGFELIEEGLYKIFNHPNVIDVPVIIISIAGAMREGKSFLLSLLLMYMESDMSADWLSDKNKEIKQHFKFKSGHERQTLGVHIWSKPYLLTRKDKSKVAVLFMDTQGAFDRAGAQNASSIFAFSTFLSSTQLYNMKRQIHENNLQPLSLFADYAAEVYNSMPGREENSAPFQKILFTVRDWQTSKQGYGLKAGQDYIDCTVFKTDNTDKSDIVATRERIRKAFQKIECSVLPSPGKVVAGHVNNAGSAIKVKDVRPKFLTAVKELATYLIDEMNSVRSISGKELIGRDFPNYVAKLHELLEREQFLEPLAVIEAYTKAMAQNKINELVQEYNREMEEQRRDFMRKTPFRELHDKLKSNLLGRFKSEFSTEYDSIKDEFLRNLTNEIDNGYSIHEQGRTFEENRFDREGRRSLLASFNFYRKKRQNGVHQETAYHAAMENYENQICNTNPLKEELKKSLESLIKLYGLFPTWLQSYRDNMEAQIKDGKEKIYELHEKEKKLAINRLSIAVKQEENVPQPEQLENLERDLLQNVKEEYERIQKKINVQDKVTPKLEEARKNSLSVYKEHMKAKEKEIDDVSILTRFHKEYEDVVLAKFKEKTTEFISPDENIAKEYNVTLGSLIRSVYESLAEAKRMEKNREGEMHKNKVKNSTETVFEADEYDFVTQMYYQTILQKYSKYMWKSTENLYATPKTLNSIHTNFIKKLKQHHVPKKTGITTDALFQKMEEEYRSFAAKVKPRKGVYRESSYFVLAYARVLLSKIRLPIIESTEL
- the LOC143450780 gene encoding atlastin-1-like isoform X2; translation: MTNKSLSSGKDEFDISTISITEDISAIEDGPPVSVQILKPRENTNGFELIEEGLYKIFNHPNVIDVPVIIISIAGAMREGKSFLLSLLLMYMESDMSADWLSDKNKEIKQHFKFKSGHERQTLGVHIWSKPYLLTRKDKSKVAVLFMDTQGAFDRAGAQNASSIFAFSTFLSSTQLYNMKRQIHENNLQPLSLFADYAAEVYNSMPGREENSAPFQKILFTVRDWQTSKQGYGLKAGQDYIDCTVFKTDNTDKSDIVATRERIRKAFQKIECSVLPSPGKVVAGHVNNAGSAIKVKDVRPKFLTAVKELATYLIDEMNSVRSISGKELIGRDFPNYVAKLHELLEREQFLEPLAVIEAYTKAMAQNKINELVQEYNREMEEQRRDFMRKTPFRELHDKLKSNLLGRFKSEFSTEYDSIKDEFLRNLTNEIDNGYSIHEQGRTFEENRFDREGRRSLLASFNFYRKKRQNGVHQETAYHAAMENYENQICNTNPLKEELKKSLESLIKLYGLFPTWLQSYRDNMEAQIKDGKEKIYELHEKEKKLAINRLSIAVKQEENVPQPEQLENLERDLLQNVKEEYERIQKKINVQDKVTPKLEEARKNSLSVYKEHMKAKEKEIDDVSILTRFHKEYEDVVLAKFKEKTTEFISPDENIAKEYNVTLGSLIRSVYESLAEAKRMEKNREGEMHKNKVKNSTETVFEADEYDFVTQMYYQTILQKYSKYMWKKMEEEYRSFAAKVKPRKGVYRESSYFVLAYARVLLSKIRLPIIESTEL